The genomic stretch aactaggtttgatgaaacaatttgtcaaggcactggataccgaaggtgaatgtttccAACACATATTCAAAGCTATAACAGGGTTGtcgttcgagaagatcaaagcgggtgtgtttgatggcccacagattcgaaccgtcattcgtgatgatcagtttgttgccaagatgaccgccttggagagggcagcatggttatcctttgtggcagtcgcttagaacttccttggaaacaacaaggcagagaactacaatgaacttatgaacagaatgctcctcgcttttcgtgctctcaggtgcaacatgagcatcaagctccatttcttgaacagccaccttgaccagttccctgaaaacctgggggctgtgagtgacgaacaaggagagcggttccaccaagacctaaagatcatggaagaacgctaccaaggtcgctgggacaaaagtatgatggccgactactgctggagtattaaacgagattgcccagatgaagtgtacaaacgcaaaagctacaaacgcaaattcctgcctgactaaaatactgtactgacagaaagtgataagcgttattagctgtgattgactcttatctgaagaacgttgtaaattatgcttatctcacgttgcgataaagactgttttctgagaaacgcttccagaaaaacatatggcacttctaacaatggtgtactttaatctaaaatcacattttaatgttctgtttcttttgccttgttaaatatactgatttgtggctgacattgcaatatcctataataatgctcgatttttttctatttttaataaaaattaaagattgcataaaatctgtagcttgcagaaaaaaactaacttcagatttgaactcagcacacttaaattgactaaaaacaagtcttactttaaatgcaacattttgagtgttccccagtgtaatttATGTTAACATGGACATAACAGGGTCTGTTGAAGCTGAACACAACTGATAACTTCCTCCCTGTCACCGCAGTTTTTGCCATTTATTGTGTGCCAAATTCCCAAATTTTATTATATGCCGAAGTTTCAATTGCcctcattttcatttataaatcatTGGCTGTTCCACATCTACAATTTCATTTGAATGtatcaaaacatgcaaaatgttCGGAATGGAATGAGGTTTATTGGATGAACAGGAGCACTTTATTCGCAAACGAAGCTTGCTTGTCCGAACGTTACAACAAGTTGATATTCGAGTGGTGCGGAAGTGGTCTGTGAGTTGCCTCTCTGATATTTGTGAGCCTGGGGCTCCTTATGATATTTCTCATCGTGGAAATGTAGCTTTCTTTTCAGGTCAACTGAGGGCTGGTTTGAGCACCCCCAcgaccaatgaatgaatgttgctcgTCTTCATAGGAgattcaaagaaaaaaacaacttgaacCTGGCCATCCTATCCTATTCAATAGCAAAACATAGTACGTTTTCATAACCCCAACGCCCAGTCCCAACAAcgtatttgtacattttctacatttttttttatttgcacgGAAGGTTAAGGGAGGTGCAGATGCAACTAGGCTTGAGAGCAATTTTAttgccataaaaacggccacaaagTGGCAGACGATCACGAGAGGAAGGAGAAACACAAATGATAGGTGCTGATGATGACTAAAGAAGGGAAAAGGTAAAAACCAACTTAAGAACTTAGGGTTCTTTaggtaggttccatgttcatATTCCGTGTGCCTGGAAAGATCCATCAAAATGGTCTAAAACGGCTGAAGgttactgaaggggttgtcttggGATTGAATGGGTTGAAGACCACTGATTGGATGATTGGATGCATCTAATTCAAGGCTTAATGAGCTGACAAAACCCATGTTGTTTTCCAATTAGACAGCGTGAGGTAGACAAGGTATTTAAATCAACAAAGTGACAAGGGTGCACATATTTCTGCAATTTCTGTTAACCCAATAAACCTCATTTGACTTCTGAGATGTGTCCATCAGTTCTGTGAATCATCGAGCCAAATATCCAACCAGGAAAGAATGTGATGGAAACGATCATTGGTGCCTAGAGTTTTGCATATCTCAACCAAGCATTATTTCTCATTGGTGTTTATTTATTGGCACTCACCTTGAAAGTTCTTCTCCCCTTCAGAACTGGGTGACTCCTCATTTCAGCAGCGATTCCTTGAAGACCTTCCTGAGGCCTGAGGAAATTCTCCCTGTGCAGTCCGTCGACCACATGGATGGTTTTGCACCTTGTAATCCAGAGCTGGCACTGCTGGAGAAGAACAGGAGCAAGTATGAGTCAAGCGGCTTGAGCTTCTTCAACCCCAGGTATTCTCACCTGTGGTTTTCTTCTTCTGCCCGCTCCCTCACTGTGGGCAACCTGGAACCCTGTGCGGCCGATTCCCCTTACGGGCCCACGGTGGCTCCTGTGCTTGATAAACGCCTCATTAATGATCGGGATGACAACATGGAGAATATCCTGGAACTTCTAATGAAGCTCTCCCAAGATGACAGCTGTGAGGTGATTCCAGTTATTTCTGACTACGCAAAAATTGAGACGCTCCAGGTTGATCGTGTCCAGACGGCCGATACCAGAGCGCAGAGCTGGGAAGAGGTCGATGGCAAGAATCCGGAAGACGACGCTGGTGGCAGTGAAGAAGAGTCAGGAGGCAAAGTGGCAGAGGGTGAGAGAGTTCTTCAGGAGTGTTTTGGTCCAACAGAGACCCAAGGATCCATTCAGGTTTGTCTGGACTATGAACATGTCCACATGCTACACGACGACAGCCCTGAGCTTCCCAGCCAGGATTCCGGCATCAGCGGTATGGGCGAGGAGCATGGAGGTCAAGAGGAGACTTTCGAGGACAGATTAATGACTTCTCCTTTCCTCCATTTATCATCTCCTTTAAGCATCTATGGAGCAGGTTTAAGTCTGCAAGCGCTCATCCTAGAGTCTCACACGTCAtcagtagagccctctagtggTGCTTACATGTCGGTCTGCAGGAAGACACCTGAAAAAGACtgaggacattttaaaaatatgactgCATGATACATTCATTTCAATTATGGCTATCATTCATGGCATCCATTGTATCGCCATTGCCATCAATTGGCAGtagctaatttatttcattaattacgttAGAATTATTAGCGTAATCAGCACAGGAGACAGAAGCATAGTGTTGTGTCTCCACACAGTGGAATAACCTCTTCAACACATCAATgacagtgcaattccaacatacggtatgtatctccaactcacaaacacttCCTAGTCCTACTCGGAaccacacttcctcattgtcacctGACTACCAcgagatgcattcactgacactccACAAAAACACTGGTTGTgggtgtggtctaaataaacaatacGAAGATAAACAATAAGTGGATACTCTTATCACTCACTAACCTCACTAACATAACTGACTGAAAAAGTACAATTTGATGTATTTAAGTACGGTATACTCAGACAACACTTCTACACTCAAAGCATGTGAATTCAACTCAACTCACTGGGTGTCTTTGAAGGCAACTGTTAATGGCTTGTATAATGGCTTGTAATGTTCTCGAAAAAAAAGTTAGGGTAGTGTTTTAAGTCATGaaaatagggcaagatactgcaactactacatgttatcatcagtgtaataggtgtatcccaatgacggcATTGTAAGATAGcacatattaacttgttttcttgtgttataatgcaaaAAAGGgtaagaaatatgtttttatgtttcacataaggattgggaatgattcCAAAAATTCCCCCAGAAGTTcctctttaaaaataaaaagtttcatttaaaaactgccgTTTATGTTCATTGTGTGGTCATTGACTTGTATTTAAGTTTGTTTGATCTGAaagatctgaaacatttaagtgtgacaaatatgccaaaaaataagaaaatccCCACTGTAGTGTATATGGTGCATTTGGGGTTTCTTGTTTTCCTTCGAATGAGACATGGAAACATTCAGTACTGAATGGCAAAATATGCTAACAGTGTTGTTTCTAGTAGTGACAGACTTTATTTAGCTTTGTAGCTCGCTAACAAATGCTACTTTGGGCTACAAGTGTAGAGTCACACGTCAAAATCAACAGATTTGTTgctttgaaactgggaaggaaATTATTATTCAGCATTATCTGTCAGGACATGGTTGcggcaggtcagaggtcaaaaaAGGCAGTACAGGTGGTTGCTGGTTGCCAGGCGAAGCCACGAGACGAAACAAGATGAATTTTGCTGTGCTAGCTCGTGCCAGGACCAGGGCGAGGGGTGTCTATGGCGAGAGGAAAACAGCAGAGGTCAGCAAACATCACACGGGCAAACAGGTCACAGCATCTGACATTAACCTTCATTTGAATATAATTTGCTTCCCCCTGTATGAAAAATGTAGCCTTTGCAGACATAATCATGGAGTCATTGTGCTTGCAACCTTGTACAACTGCACAGCATCATCCTGTTTGTCCATGTGTTTCTCCTCTCTCCACCATCTCCGTCGCTGCCCGGGCCTCCTCTCCTTCCTGGTTGTGATGTGTTGAACAGCTGAAGTCACTGTTTTCATTGCGGTTGAGATTTATCTGGGGCTCTGGGGCTAGTGGTTAGGCTGGGAGGAGGCTGTAGGCTTTTAGAGGCTGCAGATGAGGTCCGACAGGAAATGTGCACAATTATGGTgcaagagaagagagagagagagagtaaaaaaaaaaaaagtgggtcgTTTCTCTGACTTTGTAAACACTTCAAAATAGAAGTAAC from Doryrhamphus excisus isolate RoL2022-K1 chromosome 1, RoL_Dexc_1.0, whole genome shotgun sequence encodes the following:
- the LOC131128884 gene encoding uncharacterized protein LOC131128884 codes for the protein MRVILVFALLSLLRVDAKTQTCPERQHERLSCYNDYSHNITCTWNSTNLPHVDNSVCCIHAEKIKDRRRTFYSSSCLLAPADISTPALKTCSLIFKQDGIFQTYHVLRISVNCSSVEISYRPYCHVKLYPPGEPMINLTTVSWVPQAAEHGGISRYTFQLEWKRKDQSWNGVSVRRVGEITCEWFCHTQLSEDSLKHGVTYEARLRVRPSDFQSSWSDWSPTASWTSSIGEASPPPSGSFALVVGITVVGTTFALFLAVLVFRTDKMTWVNTVKKITGPPLPDPGKSFLQNNWVTPHFSSDSLKTFLRPEEILPVQSVDHMDGFAPCNPELALLEKNRSKYESSGLSFFNPRYSHLWFSSSARSLTVGNLEPCAADSPYGPTVAPVLDKRLINDRDDNMENILELLMKLSQDDSCEVIPVISDYAKIETLQVDRVQTADTRAQSWEEVDGKNPEDDAGGSEEESGGKVAEGERVLQECFGPTETQGSIQVCLDYEHVHMLHDDSPELPSQDSGISGMGEEHGGQEETFEDRLMTSPFLHLSSPLSIYGAGLSLQALILESHTSSVEPSSGAYMSVCRKTPEKD